The proteins below come from a single Candidatus Delongbacteria bacterium genomic window:
- a CDS encoding sel1 repeat family protein, which yields MAAAGRVAAMVTLGQSFEMGHGLEQNPDSARAWFRKAADAGSAEGAWQLAILLAADTSPPEAEIRELLNRAARSGHAAAGWKLGDAWESALGGPASPDSAFSWYRRAAQAGVDEARTSLALCYVSGIGCTPDTVRALGWMQSAADAGSARAQSWLGRWRLSLLTPADSLQALHDLREAAVKGEGQARVQLASLLGQGPLAWRNERESAFWLRLAAHSGEVAAWTPWARCLEWGRGTRASTREARQWYQRAAEAGDGLAALRLGRMHREGRGGRNSRQQALGWFLKAQQLGETEALHELGRTFEHGARPGDARWQGAVAWYRVGVQRNQLDCQLALAGMLHRAPASADEEQEAWALLEDAADRDHREARLELGRWLLEAEPENGGAARAWQLFQQAIAQGSRDALYTSGQMRLRGQGVPRDRHEAFRFFHRAAERGLAEAWRELGNCYRFGWGTATDFRQAEECYAQARLLGADQAREGLPMPSNTAPAEATRSGR from the coding sequence TTGGCCGCTGCCGGCAGGGTCGCGGCCATGGTGACCCTGGGCCAGTCCTTCGAAATGGGACACGGGCTGGAGCAGAATCCGGACAGTGCGCGGGCCTGGTTCCGCAAGGCCGCGGACGCGGGCAGCGCCGAAGGAGCCTGGCAGCTGGCGATTCTGCTCGCGGCCGACACCTCTCCGCCCGAGGCCGAGATCAGAGAACTGCTGAACCGGGCGGCTCGCAGCGGACACGCTGCCGCTGGCTGGAAACTGGGCGACGCATGGGAATCCGCTCTGGGCGGACCGGCAAGCCCGGACAGCGCATTCAGCTGGTACCGGCGCGCGGCACAGGCCGGAGTGGACGAGGCGCGCACCTCGCTGGCCCTGTGTTACGTGAGTGGCATCGGTTGCACGCCCGACACGGTACGTGCACTCGGCTGGATGCAGAGCGCCGCCGATGCGGGCTCGGCACGCGCACAGTCCTGGCTCGGCCGCTGGCGCCTGAGCCTGCTGACTCCCGCGGATTCCCTGCAGGCTCTGCATGACTTGCGCGAGGCTGCTGTGAAAGGTGAGGGGCAGGCACGCGTCCAACTGGCCAGCCTGCTGGGCCAGGGGCCATTGGCCTGGCGCAACGAGCGCGAAAGTGCGTTCTGGTTGCGACTGGCGGCACACTCCGGAGAGGTGGCGGCCTGGACACCCTGGGCCCGTTGTCTGGAATGGGGGCGTGGCACACGTGCATCAACGCGGGAAGCTCGCCAGTGGTACCAGCGAGCCGCCGAAGCCGGTGACGGGCTGGCTGCGCTGCGACTGGGACGCATGCACCGCGAAGGGCGCGGCGGTCGCAACAGTCGGCAGCAGGCCCTGGGCTGGTTCCTGAAGGCCCAGCAGCTGGGAGAAACAGAGGCCCTTCACGAACTGGGCCGTACCTTCGAACACGGAGCCCGCCCCGGGGACGCACGCTGGCAGGGGGCCGTGGCCTGGTATCGGGTGGGTGTCCAGCGCAATCAGCTTGATTGCCAGTTGGCACTCGCCGGAATGCTGCATCGCGCCCCGGCGTCGGCCGACGAGGAGCAGGAAGCCTGGGCCCTGCTGGAAGATGCCGCCGACCGCGACCACCGCGAAGCCCGCCTGGAACTGGGGCGCTGGTTGCTGGAAGCCGAACCGGAGAACGGAGGAGCCGCGCGCGCCTGGCAGCTCTTCCAGCAGGCGATCGCCCAGGGCAGCCGCGACGCATTGTATACCAGCGGGCAGATGCGCCTGCGCGGGCAGGGCGTTCCGCGCGACCGGCACGAAGCCTTCCGCTTCTTCCATCGGGCCGCCGAACGGGGTCTGGCCGAGGCCTGGCGCGAACTGGGCAACTGCTACCGCTTCGGCTGGGGCACCGCCACCGATTTCCGCCAGGCCGAAGAGTGCTACGCCCAGGCCCGGCTGCTGGGCGCGGATCAGGCCAGAGAAGGCCTGCCGATGCCATCCAATACGGCTCCCGCCGAGGCCACGCGCTCCGGCAGATGA
- a CDS encoding electron transfer flavoprotein subunit alpha/FixB family protein, with translation MSLVCIIEQHDGKIWQGSLEALSACRTLVANGFGGSVIALVPGISADSTALGNHGATRVIQVEDLKAYSADGWAAALAAVISGLDAKGIFASASVQGRELCARLAARLGLSVLSDCTSLEVAEVQLLVTRPVFAGKVLSKVRCQASVACATLRPKVFAATSDSGSAAVESVHSQSLDMKAVVQEILASAAGKIDLSEADIIVSGGRGTGGPEGFAPIEALAAKLGAAVGASRAVVDAGWRPHSDQVGQTGKVVNPTLYIACGISGAIQHLAGMKNSRYIVAINKDPEAPIFKVADYGIVGDLFEVCPALTAAL, from the coding sequence ATGTCATTGGTCTGCATCATCGAACAGCACGACGGAAAGATCTGGCAGGGCTCGCTGGAAGCCCTGAGCGCCTGCCGCACCCTGGTGGCCAACGGCTTCGGCGGGTCGGTCATCGCCCTGGTTCCGGGCATCTCCGCCGACAGCACCGCGCTGGGCAATCACGGCGCCACCCGCGTGATCCAGGTCGAAGACCTGAAGGCCTACAGTGCCGATGGCTGGGCTGCCGCCCTGGCCGCGGTGATTTCCGGTCTGGATGCCAAGGGCATCTTCGCCAGCGCCTCGGTCCAGGGGCGCGAGTTGTGCGCCCGGCTGGCGGCTCGGCTGGGGCTGAGTGTGCTCAGCGACTGCACGAGCCTCGAGGTGGCCGAGGTTCAGTTGCTGGTGACCCGTCCCGTGTTCGCGGGCAAGGTGCTCAGCAAAGTCCGCTGCCAGGCTTCCGTCGCTTGCGCGACCCTGCGCCCCAAGGTCTTCGCGGCCACCAGCGACTCAGGCTCCGCTGCGGTGGAGTCCGTACACAGCCAGAGTCTGGACATGAAAGCCGTGGTCCAGGAAATCCTGGCCTCCGCCGCGGGCAAGATCGACCTCAGCGAGGCCGACATCATCGTCTCCGGGGGCCGTGGCACCGGGGGGCCCGAGGGCTTTGCCCCGATCGAGGCCCTGGCCGCCAAGCTGGGTGCCGCCGTGGGAGCCTCACGCGCCGTGGTGGATGCGGGCTGGCGCCCCCACAGCGATCAGGTGGGCCAGACCGGCAAGGTGGTCAACCCCACGCTCTACATCGCCTGTGGCATTTCCGGAGCGATCCAGCATCTGGCGGGCATGAAGAACAGTCGCTACATCGTGGCCATCAACAAGGACCCCGAGGCCCCGATCTTCAAGGTCGCCGACTACGGCATCGTGGGGGACCTGTTCGAGGTCTGTCCGGCCCTCACGGCCGCGCTGTGA
- a CDS encoding electron transfer flavoprotein subunit beta/FixA family protein, producing the protein MNICVCIKRVPDTEAQILLAADGRSVDTAGINYIINPYDEYAIEAALKLQEAHGGSVTLLTVGEADADKTLRKALAMGGDQAVLLTVDKDLSDPRQAALALAEWLKGQSMDLILCGKQGVDHDHGSTGPMLAELLGLPCVAGISALALEGSTLTVEREIEGGKEKYSTTTPAVLSCDKGLNEPRYASLKGIMMAKKKPLETLAAQTGESLLNTEGLGYPAARPAGRIIGKGPEAVGELLGLLKNEAKIL; encoded by the coding sequence GTGAATATTTGCGTCTGCATCAAACGGGTGCCGGACACCGAGGCCCAGATCCTGCTGGCGGCCGATGGTCGCAGCGTGGACACGGCGGGCATCAACTACATCATCAATCCCTATGACGAGTACGCCATCGAGGCGGCCCTGAAACTTCAGGAAGCCCATGGCGGCAGTGTCACGTTGCTCACCGTGGGTGAGGCCGATGCCGACAAGACCCTGCGCAAGGCTCTGGCCATGGGCGGCGATCAGGCGGTGCTGCTGACCGTGGACAAGGACCTCAGCGACCCGCGTCAGGCGGCGCTGGCCCTGGCCGAGTGGCTCAAGGGCCAGTCGATGGATCTGATCCTCTGCGGCAAGCAGGGCGTGGATCACGACCACGGCTCCACGGGCCCCATGCTGGCCGAACTGCTGGGCCTGCCCTGCGTGGCCGGCATCAGCGCGCTGGCTCTTGAAGGCAGCACCCTTACCGTGGAACGGGAGATCGAGGGCGGCAAGGAGAAGTACAGCACCACCACACCCGCCGTGCTGAGCTGCGACAAGGGCCTCAACGAGCCCCGCTACGCCAGTCTCAAGGGCATCATGATGGCCAAGAAGAAACCTCTGGAGACCCTGGCGGCACAGACGGGCGAGAGCCTGCTGAACACCGAGGGGCTGGGATACCCGGCGGCACGTCCCGCGGGTCGCATCATCGGCAAGGGACCCGAGGCAGTGGGCGAGCTGCTGGGTCTGCTCAAGAACGAAGCCAAGATTCTCTAG